One part of the Haliotis asinina isolate JCU_RB_2024 chromosome 2, JCU_Hal_asi_v2, whole genome shotgun sequence genome encodes these proteins:
- the LOC137272414 gene encoding myogenesis-regulating glycosidase-like produces the protein MAIPKRKMGRLLKIGVVVVILALVLLICRSLIRKKPVLDIDLNLFDFRHKLGHVYFDYSQRSITFSADNNDDSYLTVTFPQQLQSAPDLTCESKDSNSLCLKWMHRGKLEIKESLSQNARCYNIVWTPKNNGFVPLDCFPLTDAHWYGGSAHYTHDWPVEQLNVPLQPYISSPLLVAKETGKEVFGPVLERYWFSSKGVGIYVDNSVPLHVSINENNDNKMCFKASYISNHYQNPENLPPVLRYFVCKADNAKEIHEHMYKKCFKVPTRIPDEKRMQNPTWTSAKFRDQNKQLTVLTYTNEININKFPKGFFEVYGKYFRAYGDYNFDDKKFPNAHQMIGELKSSGFDVGTWVTPYMDLKSLHAETGKKNGYFVHDADSDVLPASISWNGNISLFVDFTNQQAFKWFHDILENIQKDYRNTAFTFDGGESSFFDQSQSMKNFIHNPCEYSTKYVELAASLGDKGTVKVGYQSQQYAMFVEIPDRRSSWDYKGGLKSIIPTVLTYGLLGYPFINPGPIGGRGSFSQKSFKNETFESKILPESELYVRWMLLSTYLPIMQFSYAPWEYNNETTLLALQLVQYHRDRVFPLLKAAAKEAEVTGMPIIRPVWWVAPEDIVAQRVDCEFLVGDSLLVAPVLEKGDRERQVYLPSGSRWKDNLRQKHYDGGQWLENYRVELTEIATFEREKTPV, from the exons ATGGCAATTCCAAAAAGAAAAATGGGAAGATTACTTAAAATAGGTGTTGTAGTTGTAATATTGGCGTTGGTACTTTTAATATGCCGTTCTCTCATAAGGAAAAAGCCAGTGCTCGATATAGATCTGAATCTGTTTGACTTTCGGCACAAGTTAGGCCATGTTTATTTTGACTACAGTCAGAGAAGCATCACTTTCTCGGCAGACAACAATGATGATTCTTATCTAACAGTGACGTTTCCTCAACAACTACAAAGTGCTCCCGACTTGACGTGTGAATCGAAAGATTCGAACAGCCTGTGCTTAAAATGGATGCATAGAGGAAAGTTGGAGATTAAAGAATCTCTCTCTCAAAATGCACGGTGTTATAATATTGTTTGGACGCCCAAGAACAATGGTTTTGTGCCCCTGGATTGTTTCCCTTTAACAGACGCCCACTGGTATGGAGGAAGTGCACATTATACACACGACTGGCCAGTAGAACAACTGAATGTGCCACTACAACCTTACATATCATCACCGCTCCTCGTTGCCAAGGAAACAGGCAAAGAAGTGTTTGGTCCCGTTCTTGAACGGTACTGGTTCAGTTCAAAAGGAGTAGGGATCTATGTTGATAATTCTGTTCCTCTACATGTGAGCATCAATGAAAACAACGATAACAAGATGTGCTTTAAAGCATCATATATCTCTAACCATTACCAGAATCCTGAAAATCTGCCGCCAGTTTTGCGGTATTTTGTATGTAAAGCTGATAATGCTAAGGAAATCCATGAACATatgtacaagaaatgttttaaagTTCCAACTCGCATACCAGATGAAAAGAGGATGCAAAATCCGACATGGACATCTGCGAAATTTAGAGATCAAAATAAACAATTAACTGTTTTAACTTACACAAATGAAATCAACATAAATAAATTTCCCAAAGGTTTCTTTGAAGTTTATGGCAAATATTTCAGAGCATATGGAGATTATAATTTTGATGATAAAAAGTTTCCAAATGCTCATCAAATGATAGGAGAACTGAAGTCATCTGGTTTTGATGTTGGAACCTGGGTCACTCCTTATATGGATCTTAAGTCACTTCATGCAGAAACTGGGAAGAAAAATGGATATTTTGTTCATGATGCCGATTCAGATGTATTGCCAGCAAGCATTTCTTGGAATGGCAATATTTCACTGTTTGTAGACTTCACAAATCAGCAAGCTTTTAAGTGGTTCCATGATATACTGGAAAACATACAGAAGGATTACAGAAATACCGCTTTTACATTTGATGGAGGCGAGTCTTCCTTCTTTGATCAAAGTCAATCAATGAAGAATTTTATTCACAATCCTTGTGAGTACAGCACCAAATATGTGGAGCTTGCTGCCAGCCTGGGAGACAAGGGGACAGTGAAAGTGGGGTACCAGTCTCAGCAGTACGCCATGTTTGTGGAGATCCCTGACCGACGGTCAAGCTGGGACTATAAAGGTGGACTCAAATCAATCATCCCGACAGTTCTCACATATGGTCTCCTTGGTTACCCTTTCATCAACCCAGGTCCTATTGGTGGAAGGGGAAGTTTCTCTCAGAAGTCATTCAAGAATGAAACTTTTGAATCTAAAATACTCCCTGAGTCTGAGCTGTATGTGCGATGGATGTTGCTTTCAACTTATTTACCCATAATGCAATTCTCTTATGCTCCGTGGGAATATAACAATGAAACAACATTATTAGCTCTTCAACTGGTGCAGTATCATCGAGACAGAGTCTTTCCGCTGCTAAAGGCTGCTGCTAAAGAAGCAGAAGTAACAG GTATGCCAATTATTCGGCCAGTCTGGTGGGTGGCACCAGAGGACATTGTTGCTCAGAGAGTCGACTGTGAGTTCTTGGTAGGGGACAGTCTACTTGTGGCGCCAGTACTTGAGAAGGGGGACAGAGAGCGACAGGTGTACCTCCCATCAGGCAGTCGGTGGAAGGACAATCTGAGACAAAAACATTATGATGGCGGACAGTGGCTGGAGAACTATCGTGTAGAGCTGACTGAAATTGCAACCTTTGAGCGAGAAAAGACTCCAGTCTGA